A region from the Benincasa hispida cultivar B227 chromosome 12, ASM972705v1, whole genome shotgun sequence genome encodes:
- the LOC120067417 gene encoding stress-induced protein KIN2-like encodes MKVRKISDNSQKMNYHIGKAKGQAQEKANNMMDKASDAAQSAKESMQEAGQQIKAKAQGGVDAVK; translated from the exons ATGAAAGTAAGG AAAATATCAGACAACTCCCAGAAGATGAACTATCACATTGGAAAAGCTAAAGGTCAAGCTCAG GAAAAAGCAAACAATATGATGGACAAGGCAAGTGATGCAGCTCAATCAGCTAAAGAATCGATGCAAGAGGCAGGACAACAAATAAAGGCCAAAGCACAAGGTGGAGTTGATGCTGTCAAGTGA